In Geminocystis sp. NIES-3708, a single window of DNA contains:
- a CDS encoding phosphoribosyltransferase — MTKINKNKKELIFTWEEFREYCEIVTTMIVNSNKSYSQIIAIVRGGFYLGDYISRKLELPLSVIVTQSYSKDNQQQKFLAGKLSYINPPKDRVLLVDDLLDTGITMTTIKKKLENKWRVEVNTAVIWQKSHSQYRADYYHSITPKDYWIKQPFEN, encoded by the coding sequence ATGACAAAAATTAATAAAAATAAAAAAGAATTAATATTTACATGGGAAGAATTTAGAGAATATTGTGAAATAGTCACTACCATGATTGTTAACAGCAACAAATCTTATTCCCAGATAATTGCTATTGTTAGGGGCGGATTTTATTTAGGAGACTATATCTCTCGAAAATTAGAATTACCCCTATCAGTTATAGTTACCCAAAGTTACTCAAAAGATAATCAACAACAGAAATTTTTAGCGGGAAAATTATCCTATATTAACCCCCCCAAAGATAGAGTTTTATTAGTTGATGACTTATTAGATACGGGAATTACCATGACAACAATAAAAAAAAAGCTAGAAAATAAATGGAGAGTAGAAGTAAACACAGCAGTAATATGGCAAAAATCTCATAGTCAATATCGAGCTGACTATTATCACAGTATAACCCCAAAAGATTATTGGATTAAACAGCCATTTGAAAATTAA
- a CDS encoding folate/biopterin family MFS transporter, with amino-acid sequence MFINIYQTTKIRQYIEDKLLFGNKLTPELFAILTVYFVQGILGLARLAVSFFLKDELMLSPAEVSALMGVAAIPWITKPIIGFLSDGKPLFGYRRRSYLFLSGILGTMAWLSLGTIVNNAWSATIAILFTSLSVAMSDVIVDSVVVERAKNESLVKSGSLQSVTWGASALGGLITAYFSGALLQQFSNNTVFLITSCFPLLVVGVAGLIIEKPREKENISNPFKGQVKQLWQTITQKSILAPVIFISLWQATPSADSAFFFFSTNELGFTPEFLGRIRLITSLAALIGIFCYQTWLKQISFRMMLGWSVVLSSLLGMTSLILVTHFNRVLGIDDHWFSLGDSLILTVMGQIAFMPVLVLSARLCPEGIEASFFALLMSIWNLAGLISNELGALLTHWLGVTETNFENLWLLLLITNLSSLLPLFLITLLPNEDPQIQDNVENLPTSEIYEHHSTGSVFGQNIMPEVIIDLNSHIAKSSASPKN; translated from the coding sequence ATGTTTATTAATATTTATCAAACCACCAAAATTAGGCAATACATCGAAGATAAACTATTATTTGGCAATAAGCTCACCCCAGAATTATTTGCTATTCTGACGGTGTATTTTGTACAAGGTATTTTAGGATTAGCTAGACTTGCTGTTAGTTTTTTCTTGAAAGATGAATTGATGCTTTCTCCAGCCGAAGTTTCTGCTTTGATGGGAGTAGCCGCAATTCCTTGGATTACTAAGCCAATTATTGGTTTTTTAAGTGACGGTAAACCTCTTTTCGGTTATCGTCGTCGTAGTTATTTATTTCTTTCGGGCATTTTAGGTACAATGGCATGGTTAAGTTTAGGTACGATTGTTAATAATGCGTGGAGTGCGACTATTGCTATTCTATTTACTTCTCTTTCCGTCGCAATGAGTGACGTTATCGTTGACTCAGTAGTAGTAGAAAGGGCAAAAAATGAATCTTTAGTTAAGTCAGGTTCTTTACAATCAGTAACATGGGGAGCTTCAGCTCTTGGAGGCTTAATTACTGCCTATTTTAGTGGTGCATTGCTACAACAATTTAGTAACAACACCGTATTTTTAATTACCTCTTGTTTTCCTTTATTAGTAGTAGGTGTAGCGGGATTAATCATTGAAAAACCCAGAGAAAAAGAAAATATATCTAATCCATTCAAAGGACAAGTAAAGCAATTATGGCAAACTATCACCCAAAAATCTATTCTTGCTCCAGTAATTTTTATTTCTCTTTGGCAAGCAACTCCTAGTGCCGATTCTGCCTTTTTTTTCTTCTCTACAAACGAATTAGGATTCACTCCTGAATTTTTAGGTAGAATAAGATTAATTACAAGTTTAGCTGCACTAATAGGCATATTTTGTTATCAAACATGGCTAAAACAAATCTCTTTCCGAATGATGTTGGGTTGGAGTGTTGTTTTATCCTCTCTTTTAGGCATGACAAGTCTAATATTAGTAACCCATTTTAATCGTGTTTTAGGTATCGATGATCATTGGTTTAGCTTAGGAGATAGTCTGATTTTAACCGTTATGGGACAAATCGCTTTTATGCCTGTATTAGTATTATCAGCACGTCTTTGCCCAGAAGGCATCGAAGCTAGTTTTTTTGCCTTATTAATGTCAATTTGGAATTTAGCAGGATTAATTTCCAACGAATTAGGTGCGTTACTTACTCATTGGTTAGGGGTAACAGAAACTAATTTTGAAAATCTTTGGCTATTGCTGTTAATAACTAATTTGTCTAGCTTATTACCTTTGTTCTTAATTACATTATTACCCAATGAAGATCCACAAATTCAGGATAATGTTGAAAATTTACCTACATCGGAAATTTATGAACATCATAGTACAGGATCTGTCTTTGGTCAAAATATTATGCCCGAAGTCATTATTGACTTAAACTCTCATATTGCTAAATCTTCAGCTTCTCCTAAAAATTGA
- the corA gene encoding magnesium/cobalt transporter CorA: protein MLSNSSFKEEEEDYFDYSYDEPGSEPGSITIDPSALPSNITLIEYDKNNVRHSLNVQPKNCISCLTNNMISWADIDGLGTENILTEIGQVFKLHPLILEDVVSVPQRPKIEDYPDQLLIIIHSIKPNQNEKGFTSEQISFILGKNYLLTFQEDTIDDFFKVRERIRLNQGKVRQLGADYLAYLLLDTLIDNYFPVLEDYGERIEDLEDKIVLDPSKNTLQEIYNVRRELLALRRSIWPLRNLFNELTREDNDLITKEVYIYFRDCYYHTIQILDILETYRELASSLMDVLISSMSNKMNEVITLLTIISSIFIPLTFIAGLYGMNFQYMPELTWRWGYFVCLVLMFLIAWGMIYYFWRRGWFKLFLAKRHKNKSQ from the coding sequence ATGTTATCTAATTCATCCTTCAAAGAAGAAGAAGAAGATTATTTCGATTATTCTTATGATGAACCAGGAAGTGAACCTGGTAGTATTACGATTGATCCATCAGCGTTACCATCTAATATTACTTTGATTGAATATGATAAAAATAATGTTCGTCATTCACTAAATGTACAACCTAAAAATTGCATTTCATGTCTAACAAATAATATGATTTCTTGGGCTGATATTGATGGATTAGGTACGGAGAATATTCTCACTGAAATTGGACAAGTTTTTAAACTACATCCTTTGATTTTAGAAGATGTCGTCAGTGTTCCTCAAAGACCTAAAATCGAAGATTATCCTGATCAATTATTAATTATAATTCATTCAATAAAACCGAATCAAAATGAAAAAGGTTTTACTTCTGAGCAAATTAGTTTTATACTAGGAAAAAATTATTTATTAACTTTTCAAGAAGACACCATAGATGATTTTTTTAAAGTTAGAGAACGTATTCGGCTTAATCAAGGAAAAGTAAGACAATTAGGCGCAGATTATTTAGCTTATTTGTTATTAGATACCTTGATTGATAATTATTTTCCCGTTTTAGAAGATTATGGCGAAAGAATTGAAGATTTAGAAGATAAAATTGTATTGGATCCTAGTAAGAATACATTACAAGAAATTTATAATGTTAGACGTGAATTATTAGCTTTAAGACGTTCAATTTGGCCTCTCCGTAATCTTTTCAATGAACTAACGAGGGAAGATAATGATTTAATTACAAAAGAAGTTTATATTTATTTTCGAGATTGTTATTATCACACCATCCAAATTTTAGATATTTTAGAAACCTATCGAGAGTTAGCATCAAGTTTAATGGATGTGTTAATCTCGTCCATGAGTAATAAAATGAATGAAGTAATTACTTTACTCACAATTATTTCTAGTATTTTTATTCCTTTAACTTTTATTGCTGGACTTTATGGCATGAATTTTCAGTATATGCCTGAATTAACATGGCGTTGGGGCTATTTTGTCTGTTTAGTGTTAATGTTTTTGATTGCCTGGGGTATGATTTATTATTTTTGGCGAAGAGGATGGTTTAAGTTATTTTTAGCAAAACGGCACAAAAATAAATCACAATGA
- a CDS encoding D-alanyl-D-alanine carboxypeptidase — MFFSHLLAFLFNSSQPKFLPLISWQEASIFQIPSDPDPQVQTIISKYLQILDDQGLSTNKQGIWIQSDWSILAEHQGKVPAPAASLTKIATTIASIDKWGLNYRFTTKIYGIGEINNGILKGDLVVESGGDPLFVWEEAIILGNKLQQLGIIKVEGDLIVLGNWQMNYEEHSLKSGELLKQALNEKNWSGIIEKQYQKMKDKPIPPKIQIEGIVKKGDHIPDNAQLLLTHQSLTLREILRAMNVYSNNKIAESLAQQIGGGEKVGDIASKIANVPQEEILLENGSGLGVDNRISPRGVCRMLMALDNQLDSSGINLGDLFPVAGVDKKGTVEYRNIPYGIPTKTGTLSVVSALAGVIPTVQRNHVYFAVINYGSDIEDLRKKQDILLRNLEQHWTFKPLLPTKSIDISFGENRLL; from the coding sequence ATGTTTTTTTCTCATTTATTAGCATTTCTTTTTAATTCTTCTCAACCAAAATTTTTACCCTTAATTTCATGGCAGGAGGCTTCTATTTTTCAGATACCTAGTGATCCTGATCCTCAAGTACAAACTATAATATCTAAATATCTACAAATTCTTGATGATCAAGGTCTATCCACTAATAAACAAGGGATTTGGATTCAATCGGATTGGTCTATTTTAGCCGAGCATCAAGGAAAAGTTCCTGCTCCAGCAGCATCTTTAACAAAAATAGCCACCACGATTGCTTCTATAGATAAATGGGGATTAAATTATCGTTTTACCACTAAAATTTATGGCATTGGGGAAATTAATAACGGTATTCTTAAAGGTGATTTAGTAGTAGAATCTGGAGGAGATCCTTTATTTGTATGGGAAGAAGCCATCATATTAGGAAATAAATTACAACAATTAGGCATTATAAAAGTAGAAGGTGATTTAATTGTTTTGGGCAATTGGCAAATGAATTATGAGGAACATTCCCTTAAATCCGGAGAGTTACTAAAACAAGCTCTAAACGAGAAAAATTGGTCAGGAATCATCGAAAAACAATATCAAAAGATGAAAGATAAGCCTATTCCGCCTAAGATACAAATAGAAGGAATAGTAAAAAAAGGCGATCACATACCTGATAATGCACAATTATTATTAACTCATCAATCTCTTACTTTAAGGGAAATTTTACGAGCGATGAATGTTTATAGTAATAATAAAATAGCAGAATCTTTAGCCCAACAAATAGGAGGAGGTGAAAAAGTTGGTGATATTGCATCTAAAATAGCCAACGTACCACAAGAAGAAATTTTATTAGAAAATGGTTCAGGATTAGGAGTTGATAACCGCATTTCACCCCGTGGAGTTTGTCGAATGTTGATGGCTTTAGATAATCAATTAGACAGTAGTGGTATTAACCTCGGTGACTTATTCCCTGTGGCGGGAGTCGATAAAAAAGGTACAGTAGAATATCGCAATATCCCCTATGGTATCCCCACCAAAACAGGAACATTATCGGTAGTAAGTGCCTTAGCAGGAGTTATACCCACTGTGCAGAGAAATCATGTTTATTTTGCCGTGATTAATTACGGTAGTGATATAGAAGATTTAAGAAAAAAACAAGATATTTTACTGAGAAATCTTGAACAACATTGGACTTTTAAACCTCTATTACCTACAAAATCAATTGATATTTCTTTCGGGGAAAATAGATTATTGTAA
- a CDS encoding aspartate aminotransferase, protein MKTSWINRADRLSALPPYVFARLDELKVKAREQGLDLIDLGMGNPDGATPEPIIEAAKVALNVTKYHGYPPFEGTTDFRQAITNWYQRRYQVDLSADSEALPLLGSKEGLSHLALAYINPGDTVIVPSPSYPAHYRGPAIAGADIYAPILKAEEDWVLNLSSIPEDIARKTKILYFNYPNNPTSATAPRSFFEEVVSWAKHYEIMLVHDLAYAELAFEGYEPTSLLQIPGAKDIGVEFHTLSKTYNMAGWRVGFVVGNSDIIQGLRTLKTNLDYGIFSVIQAAAQTALQLPDSYIHEVQQRYQKRRDFVIEGLSKLGWRMKPSKATMYLWVQVPRNSNSTDFALDLLQKTGVVVTPGNAFGEGGEGYVRLSLIGDCDRLGEALKRWENAGIRY, encoded by the coding sequence ATGAAAACCAGTTGGATTAATCGTGCTGATCGTTTAAGTGCTTTACCCCCTTATGTTTTTGCTCGTTTAGATGAATTAAAAGTCAAAGCCAGAGAACAAGGTTTAGATTTAATTGATTTAGGTATGGGCAACCCTGATGGAGCAACTCCAGAACCTATTATTGAAGCAGCTAAAGTGGCTTTAAATGTCACAAAGTATCACGGTTATCCACCTTTTGAGGGAACAACAGATTTTCGTCAAGCTATTACCAATTGGTATCAAAGACGTTATCAAGTAGATTTAAGTGCTGATAGTGAAGCGTTACCATTGTTAGGCTCAAAAGAAGGCTTATCCCATCTTGCTCTAGCTTATATTAACCCCGGAGATACGGTTATTGTACCAAGTCCATCTTACCCCGCTCATTATCGAGGACCTGCTATTGCTGGGGCAGATATTTATGCACCTATTTTAAAAGCTGAAGAAGATTGGGTTTTAAATTTAAGTAGCATTCCTGAAGATATTGCTCGAAAAACAAAAATTCTTTATTTTAATTATCCGAATAACCCCACCAGTGCCACTGCACCCCGTAGCTTTTTTGAAGAAGTAGTATCTTGGGCAAAACATTATGAAATTATGTTAGTTCATGATTTAGCTTATGCAGAATTAGCCTTTGAAGGTTATGAACCGACGAGTTTACTGCAAATTCCGGGGGCAAAAGATATTGGAGTAGAATTTCATACCCTCTCCAAAACCTATAATATGGCGGGTTGGCGAGTGGGTTTTGTGGTAGGAAATAGCGATATTATTCAAGGATTGCGTACATTAAAAACTAATCTTGATTATGGTATCTTTAGCGTTATTCAAGCTGCTGCACAAACAGCATTACAATTACCTGATAGTTATATTCATGAGGTACAACAACGGTATCAAAAGCGTCGAGATTTCGTGATTGAAGGATTGAGTAAGTTAGGCTGGAGAATGAAACCCTCTAAAGCTACTATGTATTTATGGGTTCAAGTTCCTCGTAATTCCAATTCTACAGATTTTGCTCTGGATTTATTGCAAAAAACAGGGGTAGTTGTTACTCCTGGTAATGCCTTTGGAGAAGGTGGCGAAGGTTATGTGCGTTTGAGTTTGATTGGAGATTGTGATCGCCTTGGAGAAGCACTAAAACGCTGGGAAAATGCAGGAATACGTTATTAG